From the genome of Bosea sp. Tri-49, one region includes:
- a CDS encoding Bug family tripartite tricarboxylate transporter substrate binding protein: MIARRSLLALPLLAPFLTATARAQGLSNRPVTIVSPYMAGGTSDIIARVLGEGLNELWKQPVLIENRPGANGSIGVSAVARSAPDGHTLLAVASSALTLNPLLYKKLSYDVERDLVPVSVTGQVPNVVVVNPRLPARDLAELIALAKAKPSGLTYASQGIGSNGQMNAEMFRLATGISLVHVPYKGSAQAVTDLVGGQVDLMFDNLPTVLEHIRGGQLRALAVTSASRSLLLPEVPTMAEAAIPGFDTSAWFAVLAPKATPPELLARLEQAVTGVLARPAISARLAAAGVTVAAAGSAELAARIERDRKTWGEVIARAGIPVE, from the coding sequence ATGATCGCGCGCAGGAGCCTCCTTGCCCTGCCGCTCCTCGCGCCGTTCCTGACCGCGACGGCGCGGGCCCAGGGGCTATCCAACCGCCCCGTCACCATCGTCTCGCCCTATATGGCGGGCGGTACCAGCGACATCATCGCCCGCGTGCTCGGCGAGGGGCTGAACGAGCTCTGGAAGCAGCCGGTGCTGATCGAGAACCGGCCGGGCGCGAATGGCTCGATCGGCGTTTCGGCCGTGGCGAGATCGGCGCCCGATGGGCACACTTTGCTCGCCGTGGCTTCGAGTGCGCTGACGCTCAACCCGCTCCTCTACAAGAAGCTCTCCTATGACGTGGAGCGCGATCTCGTTCCCGTCAGCGTCACCGGGCAGGTCCCCAATGTCGTTGTCGTCAATCCCAGGCTGCCGGCGCGCGACCTCGCCGAGCTGATCGCGCTCGCCAAGGCGAAACCGAGTGGCCTCACTTATGCCTCGCAGGGCATCGGGTCGAACGGCCAGATGAACGCCGAGATGTTCCGGCTCGCCACCGGCATCTCCCTCGTGCACGTCCCCTACAAGGGCAGCGCTCAGGCGGTGACCGATCTCGTCGGCGGGCAGGTCGACCTGATGTTCGACAACCTGCCCACGGTGCTCGAGCATATACGGGGCGGCCAGCTCCGGGCTCTCGCCGTGACCTCCGCCAGCCGCTCGCTTTTGCTGCCGGAGGTGCCGACCATGGCCGAAGCGGCGATCCCCGGCTTCGACACCTCAGCCTGGTTCGCCGTGCTCGCGCCCAAGGCGACGCCGCCGGAACTATTGGCTCGGCTCGAGCAGGCCGTGACGGGCGTTCTGGCGCGGCCCGCGATCTCCGCGAGGCTTGCGGCCGCAGGCGTGACCGTGGCCGCCGCTGGCTCGGCGGAGCTCGCAGCGCGTATCGAGCGCGACCGCAAGACATGGGGAGAGGTCATCGCCAGGGCGGGCATCCCGGTCGAATGA
- a CDS encoding AraC family ligand binding domain-containing protein, with amino-acid sequence MKTSGVGTIGSRIVLENEHVRVWLVELEPGEIQSRHVHELPYLIVPLTDGKNIMRFDDGREVSTDEKPGACLWRMPGVPHELENISAWQYRNVLVELKTPAAATPPAP; translated from the coding sequence GTGAAAACCAGCGGCGTCGGGACGATCGGCAGTCGAATCGTTCTGGAGAACGAGCATGTCAGGGTGTGGCTCGTTGAGCTCGAACCCGGCGAGATTCAGTCACGCCATGTCCACGAGTTGCCCTATCTGATCGTGCCGCTGACCGACGGCAAGAACATCATGCGCTTCGACGATGGGCGTGAAGTCTCGACAGACGAGAAGCCGGGCGCCTGCCTCTGGCGCATGCCCGGCGTTCCCCATGAATTGGAAAACATCAGCGCCTGGCAGTATCGCAATGTGCTCGTCGAGCTGAAGACCCCGGCGGCTGCGACGCCGCCCGCGCCATGA
- a CDS encoding flavin-containing monooxygenase: MSVEQIDTLVVGGGQAGVAMSEHLGRAGVPHVVLERSRIAERWRSERWDSLAANGPAWHDRFPGLEFSDVDGEVGPNDFPPKETVADYFVAYAKKIAAPIRCGIEVRHVERLAGRPGFRVETSAGPMEANRIVVATGPFQCPIVPKVVPPDAGVLQMHSTAYRNPGQLPEGAVLVVGSGSSGTQIAEELLDSGRRVYLSVGPHDRPPRAYRGRDFCWWLGVLGKWDAAAREPGTEHVTIAVSGANGGHTIDFRRLAARGLLLVGRTQACENGVVSFAPDLVENLRRGDANLHALLDEADAYIARNGLDLPEEPEARAIVADSDCVANPIASLDLAQAGIGTIIWATGFTADYSWMKVDAFDANGRPQHQRGVSSEPGIYFLGLPWQSRRGSTFIWGVWHDARYLADQITIQRSYAAYHDAMRRELESA, from the coding sequence ATGTCAGTTGAGCAGATCGACACGCTCGTCGTCGGCGGCGGCCAGGCGGGGGTCGCGATGAGCGAGCATCTGGGCCGGGCCGGCGTGCCGCATGTCGTGCTCGAAAGGAGCCGCATCGCCGAACGCTGGCGCTCGGAGCGCTGGGACTCACTGGCCGCGAACGGGCCGGCCTGGCACGACCGCTTTCCGGGCCTCGAATTTTCCGATGTGGATGGCGAGGTCGGCCCCAACGACTTCCCGCCAAAGGAAACAGTTGCCGACTATTTCGTCGCCTATGCCAAGAAGATTGCCGCACCGATCCGCTGTGGCATCGAGGTCCGGCATGTAGAGCGGCTTGCCGGCCGGCCGGGGTTCCGCGTCGAGACATCGGCTGGCCCGATGGAGGCCAACCGGATCGTGGTCGCGACCGGCCCGTTCCAGTGCCCGATAGTCCCCAAAGTGGTTCCGCCGGACGCCGGCGTGCTGCAGATGCATTCCACTGCTTACCGCAATCCCGGCCAGCTTCCCGAGGGGGCCGTTCTGGTGGTCGGGTCGGGCTCTTCGGGAACACAGATCGCCGAGGAATTGCTGGATTCGGGGCGGCGCGTCTACCTGTCCGTCGGCCCGCATGATCGCCCGCCGCGGGCTTATCGCGGCCGCGACTTCTGCTGGTGGCTCGGCGTCCTTGGCAAATGGGATGCCGCCGCGCGCGAGCCCGGTACGGAGCACGTCACGATCGCGGTCAGCGGGGCGAATGGCGGTCACACGATCGATTTCCGGCGCCTGGCGGCACGCGGACTGCTCCTCGTCGGGCGAACGCAAGCCTGCGAGAACGGCGTGGTCAGCTTTGCCCCCGACCTCGTCGAGAATCTCCGGCGCGGCGACGCCAATCTTCATGCCTTGCTGGATGAGGCCGATGCCTACATCGCCCGCAACGGCCTCGACCTGCCGGAAGAACCGGAGGCGCGCGCTATCGTCGCGGATTCCGATTGCGTGGCAAACCCCATCGCCTCGCTCGACCTGGCCCAGGCTGGGATCGGCACGATCATCTGGGCGACGGGGTTCACCGCCGACTATAGCTGGATGAAGGTCGACGCCTTCGACGCCAACGGTCGCCCGCAGCACCAGCGCGGCGTCTCGTCAGAGCCGGGCATCTACTTCCTGGGCCTGCCCTGGCAGTCGCGGCGCGGCTCGACCTTCATCTGGGGCGTGTGGCACGACGCCAGATATCTTGCGGACCAGATCACGATCCAGCGCAGCTACGCAGCCTATCATGATGCCATGCGGCGCGAACTCGAGAGCGCATGA
- a CDS encoding RidA family protein — translation MAHTRIRKFNTKDTYPEQKLDNDLAQAVVTRGGRIVWLRGQCPQNLDDAVNLDSHDPVEQTHKVMQNIKQLIEEAGGEMAHLVKVVVYLTDVRHREAVYRTMGEYLKGVHPVSTGLVVQALARPEWLVEIDGTAVIPD, via the coding sequence ATGGCACATACCCGCATCCGCAAGTTCAACACCAAGGACACCTATCCGGAGCAGAAGCTCGACAACGACCTGGCGCAGGCTGTCGTCACCCGGGGTGGGCGGATCGTCTGGCTGCGTGGCCAGTGCCCGCAGAACCTCGACGACGCCGTCAACCTCGACAGCCATGACCCGGTCGAGCAGACCCACAAGGTCATGCAGAACATCAAGCAGCTGATCGAGGAAGCCGGCGGCGAGATGGCGCACCTGGTCAAGGTCGTCGTCTACCTGACAGATGTGCGCCACCGCGAGGCGGTGTACCGGACGATGGGCGAGTACCTCAAAGGCGTGCATCCGGTCTCGACCGGGCTCGTTGTGCAGGCGTTGGCCCGGCCGGAATGGCTGGTCGAGATCGACGGCACGGCCGTCATTCCGGATTGA
- a CDS encoding DUF1028 domain-containing protein, with protein MTFSLVARCARTGMFGVAISSSSPAVAARCSYARAGVGAVASQNVTDPTLGPLTLDLMEEGRTAAEAIAEVQKRGRFIEYRQVLAVDRNGMTAIHSGPNSLGIWTSAQAQDVASGGNLLANDSVPQAIVDGFLASSGHLGDRLIAAMRAGLAAGGEAGPVRSAGLKIVDKLSWPVADLRCDWTEDCPIEAIATAWDVYKPQLDAYIQRALDPRAAPSYGVPGDE; from the coding sequence ATGACCTTTTCTTTGGTCGCCCGCTGCGCCCGGACCGGCATGTTCGGCGTCGCGATCTCGTCCTCCTCGCCCGCGGTCGCGGCGCGCTGCTCCTATGCGCGCGCCGGCGTCGGTGCGGTCGCGTCGCAGAACGTCACGGACCCGACCCTGGGTCCGTTGACGCTCGACCTGATGGAAGAAGGCCGGACCGCGGCGGAAGCCATTGCCGAGGTCCAAAAGCGCGGCCGGTTCATCGAATACCGGCAGGTCCTGGCGGTCGACCGGAACGGCATGACGGCGATCCATTCCGGGCCGAATTCGCTGGGGATCTGGACATCGGCGCAGGCGCAGGACGTCGCCTCCGGCGGCAATCTACTCGCCAATGACAGTGTTCCCCAGGCGATTGTCGACGGCTTCCTCGCAAGCTCCGGCCATCTCGGCGACCGGCTCATCGCCGCGATGCGCGCAGGCCTTGCTGCCGGCGGCGAGGCCGGGCCGGTCCGCTCGGCAGGGCTCAAGATCGTCGACAAGCTCAGCTGGCCGGTCGCCGACCTGCGTTGCGATTGGACGGAAGATTGCCCGATCGAGGCGATCGCGACGGCTTGGGACGTCTACAAGCCGCAGCTCGACGCCTATATCCAGCGCGCGCTCGATCCGCGCGCGGCACCGTCCTACGGGGTTCCCGGAGACGAGTGA
- a CDS encoding LysR family transcriptional regulator → MRFSLRQLEYFIAAGETGSITLASERIHISQPSISTAISHLERELKAQLFIRHHAQGLSLTPVGRALLAEAKRVVAQAESLYTVADETSGLVRGTLSLGCMVTLAPMLVPELSQGFVSAFPDTKILHIEGHQEDLLRGLRRSEIDLALTYDLQIPEDIEFSQLVSLPPYIVVAETHPLAQQSAVTLDELADQPLVLLDLPLSREYFVALFMSAGITPTIAARSSYPDVVRAMVANGAGYALFNVRPRSDQALDGRKLVSIRLAGQHRPMTIGVATLRTLAKSRLIAAFEAHCQARISRSYIPGMVAPAMTERTRIEP, encoded by the coding sequence ATGCGCTTTTCCCTACGTCAGTTGGAATATTTCATCGCGGCCGGCGAAACGGGCAGCATCACCCTCGCCTCCGAGCGAATCCACATTTCCCAGCCCTCGATCTCGACGGCGATCTCGCATCTCGAGCGCGAACTGAAGGCGCAGCTCTTCATTCGCCATCATGCCCAGGGGCTGTCGCTGACGCCGGTCGGCCGGGCACTCCTTGCTGAGGCCAAACGCGTCGTCGCGCAGGCCGAGAGCCTCTACACTGTCGCGGATGAGACCAGCGGGCTGGTGCGCGGCACGCTCTCCCTGGGCTGCATGGTGACGCTGGCTCCGATGCTCGTCCCGGAATTGTCCCAGGGCTTCGTCTCCGCTTTTCCCGACACGAAGATCCTGCATATCGAGGGTCATCAGGAGGACCTGCTCAGGGGCCTGCGGCGGTCCGAGATCGATCTGGCCCTGACCTATGACCTGCAGATTCCCGAGGACATCGAGTTCTCTCAGCTTGTCAGCCTGCCGCCCTACATCGTCGTTGCCGAGACGCATCCTCTCGCACAGCAGAGTGCCGTGACACTGGACGAGCTTGCCGATCAGCCGCTGGTGCTGCTCGACCTGCCGCTGAGCCGGGAGTATTTCGTCGCCCTGTTCATGTCCGCTGGCATCACGCCAACGATCGCAGCGCGATCGTCCTATCCCGACGTCGTGCGGGCGATGGTCGCCAACGGCGCCGGCTACGCGCTGTTCAACGTCCGCCCGCGCTCGGACCAAGCACTCGATGGCCGCAAGCTGGTCTCGATCCGGCTGGCAGGGCAGCATCGCCCGATGACGATCGGCGTCGCGACGCTGCGCACGCTGGCCAAGTCCAGGCTGATCGCGGCGTTCGAGGCGCACTGCCAGGCGCGCATCTCGCGCTCCTACATCCCCGGCATGGTCGCTCCCGCCATGACCGAGCGCACGCGGATCGAGCCGTAG
- the argE gene encoding acetylornithine deacetylase yields MNTLAILDKLVSFSTVSRDPNRPLIDFVRAFLAEHGIESELVEAEGGRKANLFATIGPRDRPGIMLSGHTDVVPADGQPWSSDPFQLRVAGGRAFGRGTADMKGFVASALALAARAASRELETPLHLALSHDEEIGCVGVRSLIDLLATRGFAARLAVIGEPTQMRIATGHKGKLAARATCCGVSGHSALAPKALNAIHLACDFVTALRRRQDELAESGARDDDYDIPYTTVHAGVIAGGTALNIVPSLCTVDFEIRNIATDDPVAILDGLMDEAATLAAARQAAHPEAAIRVERLNDYPGLATPVESEAVRFVAALLDDGATHKVAFGTEGGLFSSRLGVPALVCGPGSMDQGHKPDEFITLDQLAASDRFMERLLDRIAT; encoded by the coding sequence ATGAACACGCTGGCGATCCTCGACAAGCTGGTGTCGTTCTCCACCGTCAGCAGGGACCCGAACCGCCCGCTGATCGATTTCGTGCGCGCCTTCCTTGCCGAACACGGCATCGAAAGCGAGCTTGTCGAAGCAGAGGGCGGGCGCAAGGCCAATCTCTTCGCGACCATCGGCCCGCGCGACCGGCCGGGCATCATGCTGTCCGGACACACCGACGTGGTACCAGCCGACGGCCAGCCCTGGAGCTCCGATCCGTTTCAGCTCAGGGTGGCGGGCGGCCGCGCTTTCGGGCGTGGCACGGCCGACATGAAGGGCTTTGTTGCCTCGGCATTGGCGCTGGCCGCGCGGGCCGCATCGCGCGAGCTTGAAACGCCGCTGCACCTCGCTCTGAGCCATGACGAGGAGATCGGCTGCGTCGGCGTCCGCTCGCTGATCGACCTTCTTGCCACCCGAGGCTTCGCCGCCAGGCTCGCGGTCATCGGCGAACCAACGCAGATGCGCATCGCGACCGGGCACAAGGGCAAGCTCGCTGCGCGCGCCACCTGCTGCGGTGTTTCCGGTCATTCCGCGCTCGCCCCGAAAGCGCTCAACGCCATCCATCTGGCCTGCGATTTCGTCACGGCCTTGCGGCGGCGGCAGGACGAACTGGCTGAGAGCGGCGCCCGCGACGACGACTACGACATTCCCTACACGACGGTCCACGCCGGCGTGATCGCGGGCGGCACGGCGCTGAACATCGTGCCCTCGCTCTGCACCGTCGATTTCGAGATCCGCAACATCGCCACCGACGATCCGGTCGCGATCCTCGACGGCCTGATGGACGAGGCGGCTACGCTGGCCGCCGCTCGGCAAGCGGCGCATCCCGAGGCAGCGATCAGGGTCGAGCGCCTGAACGACTATCCGGGCCTTGCGACACCGGTTGAATCCGAAGCGGTCCGCTTCGTCGCCGCGCTGCTCGACGACGGGGCGACCCACAAGGTCGCGTTCGGAACGGAGGGCGGCCTGTTCTCCAGCCGCCTGGGCGTTCCGGCACTCGTCTGCGGCCCGGGCTCGATGGATCAGGGCCACAAGCCCGATGAGTTCATCACGCTCGACCAGCTCGCCGCCAGCGACCGGTTCATGGAGCGGCTGCTCGACAGGATCGCGACCTGA
- a CDS encoding ABC transporter ATP-binding protein yields MLKLDKVDTNYGVVAMLRDVSFHVGEGELVCILGPNGAGKTTTFRAISALLPLAKGRIEIMGRDLSSLRTETLSGLGIGFVPEGRRLFADITVRDNIRLGYEAQGLKADFADRLEEMLTLFPRVRDRIGQRAGTLSGGEQAMVALARALVGKPKLVIMDEPSLGLSPKLIDEYFDTVAEVNRRGTTVVLIEQNAETALSIANRGIMLVKGRVVASGTAAELLGSDAVRHLYL; encoded by the coding sequence ATGCTCAAGCTTGACAAGGTCGACACCAATTACGGTGTCGTCGCGATGCTGCGCGACGTGTCCTTCCATGTCGGCGAGGGCGAGCTGGTCTGCATCCTCGGCCCCAATGGCGCCGGCAAGACGACGACCTTCCGCGCGATATCGGCGCTCCTGCCCCTGGCGAAGGGGCGCATCGAGATCATGGGCCGGGACCTCTCGAGCCTGCGCACCGAGACGCTGAGCGGGCTCGGCATCGGCTTCGTGCCGGAAGGGCGGCGACTCTTCGCCGATATCACGGTGCGCGACAACATCCGCCTCGGCTATGAGGCGCAGGGCCTGAAGGCGGATTTCGCCGACCGGCTGGAAGAGATGCTCACCCTCTTCCCCCGCGTGCGCGACCGCATCGGTCAGCGTGCCGGCACGCTCTCCGGCGGCGAGCAAGCCATGGTGGCGCTGGCGCGCGCGCTCGTCGGCAAGCCGAAGCTCGTGATCATGGACGAACCATCGCTCGGCCTCTCGCCCAAACTGATCGACGAGTACTTCGACACGGTCGCCGAGGTGAACCGCCGCGGCACGACGGTCGTCCTGATCGAGCAGAACGCCGAAACGGCGCTGTCGATCGCCAATCGCGGCATCATGCTGGTGAAGGGCCGCGTCGTCGCATCCGGCACCGCAGCGGAGCTTCTCGGCAGCGACGCGGTTCGCCATCTCTATCTCTGA
- a CDS encoding ABC transporter ATP-binding protein translates to MSAPVILEGSGLTMRFGGLVAMAEVDFTLRKGEILGIIGPNGAGKSTLLNIITGIYVPSSGEVRLSGERLNGQPAHSIVGKGIARTFQSSRLFGDLSVLDNVIIGRHTHMKTGIFDAIFRRSKAEAELAEAADIAERLLKAVSRGLYEQRHRPAAELPQADRRRLEIARALASEPKVLLLDEPSSGMDDADTDALMDDIRALCAERPELAMMIIEHDMRLVASLPHRVLVLDYGQKLAEGSYEEVRLIPRVQEAYLGRKAAQNAQA, encoded by the coding sequence ATGTCCGCTCCCGTCATCCTCGAAGGCTCCGGCCTGACGATGCGCTTCGGCGGCCTCGTCGCAATGGCCGAGGTCGACTTCACCCTGCGCAAGGGCGAGATCCTCGGCATCATCGGCCCCAACGGCGCCGGCAAGTCGACGCTGCTCAACATCATCACCGGCATCTATGTCCCCTCCTCCGGCGAGGTGCGCCTTTCCGGCGAACGGCTCAATGGCCAGCCGGCGCATAGCATCGTCGGCAAGGGCATTGCCCGCACCTTCCAGTCGAGCCGGCTGTTCGGCGATCTGTCGGTGCTCGACAACGTCATCATCGGTCGACACACCCATATGAAGACGGGGATATTCGACGCGATATTTCGGCGCTCCAAAGCCGAAGCGGAGCTTGCCGAGGCGGCCGATATCGCGGAACGGCTGCTCAAGGCCGTCTCGCGCGGGCTCTACGAGCAACGCCACCGCCCTGCCGCCGAACTGCCGCAGGCCGACCGCCGGCGCCTCGAGATCGCCCGCGCGCTGGCGAGCGAGCCCAAGGTGCTGCTGCTCGACGAACCATCCTCCGGCATGGACGACGCCGACACCGACGCGCTGATGGACGATATCCGGGCGCTCTGCGCCGAGCGGCCGGAACTCGCAATGATGATCATCGAGCACGACATGCGGCTCGTCGCCTCGCTGCCGCACCGCGTCCTGGTGCTCGATTACGGCCAGAAGCTGGCCGAGGGCTCCTATGAGGAGGTGCGTCTCATTCCGCGGGTGCAGGAAGCCTATCTCGGCAGAAAGGCGGCGCAGAATGCTCAAGCTTGA
- a CDS encoding branched-chain amino acid ABC transporter permease — MSVTATRGTSGAAAALSIVALTEIGSAAFLRQFLLAEDWRVVVGLLGFFAMVLVGLQRMPTVEARIESSFSAQSRFATLLGIAIVLLFPFLLEKSTYALHLLIIAQLYAVLALALNFQLGSANIPNFATGASYGIGAYASALLALNWDVSFWLALPAAAVVATIFGFVLGVPSMRTRDSYLALVTIAFGVVVHQLLNNLEFTGGPNGLVGIPAPELFGHSFASPLVIFGHSLPSQANFYYLSAALVGVSILFAARLHHSRIGLAWNALRADELAARCQGINATWYKVLAFVVDAFLAGFAGTIYAFYVGFISPDNFTFLVSVTIMTMVIAGGMDNTLGVIVGAFLLTMLPEKLRAFSDYRILFFGVTVIAFLMIRPQGIFPQRLRRYGG, encoded by the coding sequence GTGTCCGTGACAGCGACGCGCGGAACCTCCGGCGCCGCGGCCGCTCTCTCCATCGTTGCGCTCACCGAGATCGGCAGTGCCGCCTTCCTCAGGCAGTTCCTGCTGGCCGAAGACTGGCGCGTTGTCGTCGGGCTGCTCGGCTTCTTCGCCATGGTGCTGGTCGGGCTGCAACGCATGCCCACGGTCGAGGCCCGGATCGAAAGCTCCTTCTCGGCCCAAAGCCGCTTTGCGACGCTGCTCGGCATCGCGATCGTGCTGCTGTTCCCCTTCCTGCTGGAGAAGAGCACCTATGCGCTGCACCTGCTGATCATCGCGCAGCTCTATGCGGTGCTGGCGCTGGCGCTGAACTTCCAGCTCGGCAGCGCTAATATCCCGAACTTCGCGACCGGCGCCTCCTACGGCATCGGCGCCTATGCCTCGGCGCTATTGGCCCTGAACTGGGATGTCAGCTTCTGGCTGGCGCTGCCGGCGGCAGCGGTCGTCGCGACGATCTTCGGCTTCGTGCTCGGCGTGCCCTCGATGCGCACCCGCGACAGCTATCTTGCGCTGGTCACCATCGCCTTCGGCGTCGTCGTCCACCAGCTCCTCAACAATCTCGAGTTCACCGGCGGCCCGAACGGACTGGTCGGCATTCCGGCGCCGGAGCTGTTCGGACACTCCTTCGCCTCCCCGCTCGTCATTTTCGGCCACTCGCTGCCGTCGCAGGCGAATTTCTACTATCTCTCGGCCGCGCTGGTCGGGGTCTCGATCCTCTTTGCCGCCAGGCTGCATCATTCGCGGATCGGGCTCGCCTGGAACGCGCTGCGGGCGGACGAGCTGGCGGCGCGCTGCCAGGGCATCAACGCGACCTGGTACAAGGTCCTCGCCTTCGTGGTCGACGCCTTCCTCGCGGGCTTTGCCGGCACGATCTACGCCTTCTATGTCGGCTTCATCTCGCCCGACAACTTCACCTTCCTCGTCTCGGTGACGATCATGACGATGGTGATCGCCGGCGGCATGGACAACACGCTCGGCGTCATCGTCGGCGCCTTCCTGCTGACGATGCTGCCGGAGAAGCTGCGCGCCTTTTCCGATTACCGCATCCTGTTCTTCGGCGTGACCGTGATCGCCTTCCTGATGATCCGCCCGCAGGGCATCTTCCCGCAGCGGCTGCGGCGCTACGGAGGCTGA
- a CDS encoding branched-chain amino acid ABC transporter permease, whose product MTEQLVQQLLNWITLGSIYALVAVGFSLLFGVLNIIHFSHGDVSLLAPFLALAAVQTVSASLGGSPTVAAIVLAVLLAVIVTGLLGVVLYYLVIKRFQNAPAMMALVATVALGIVLRELIRHLYPQGSNPHAVPRLVPGSIEVLGVTIPAFNLVAILVSVLSVGLLFYMLERTRLGLHIKAVSQDRDAARLISISPARVFQITFFIASAIGAIGGLFFAGYAGIVRFDFSVDIGLIGFSAAVVGGLGSMPGAIIGSLLIAGLDTLVQATVPNGASYRQVFVFLLVICVLVFRPAGLLGRTIVEKV is encoded by the coding sequence ATGACAGAGCAACTGGTTCAGCAGCTCCTGAACTGGATCACGCTCGGCTCGATCTATGCGCTGGTCGCGGTCGGATTCAGCCTGCTTTTCGGTGTCCTCAACATCATCCATTTCTCGCATGGCGACGTGTCGCTGCTGGCGCCGTTCCTGGCGCTTGCGGCCGTGCAAACCGTGAGCGCATCCCTCGGCGGCTCGCCTACGGTGGCGGCCATCGTGCTCGCAGTGCTCCTCGCCGTCATCGTCACCGGCCTGCTCGGCGTGGTGCTCTATTATCTCGTAATCAAGCGCTTCCAGAATGCGCCCGCGATGATGGCGCTGGTCGCCACCGTCGCGCTCGGCATCGTCCTGCGTGAGCTGATCCGCCATTTGTACCCGCAGGGCTCCAACCCTCATGCGGTGCCGAGGCTTGTGCCTGGCAGCATCGAGGTCCTCGGCGTCACCATCCCGGCCTTCAACCTCGTCGCGATCCTGGTCTCGGTTCTCTCGGTCGGCCTGCTGTTCTATATGCTCGAGCGGACGCGGCTCGGCCTGCACATCAAGGCCGTGTCGCAGGACAGGGATGCGGCGCGCCTCATCTCGATCTCGCCGGCGCGGGTCTTCCAGATCACATTCTTCATCGCCTCGGCGATCGGCGCTATCGGCGGCCTGTTCTTTGCGGGCTATGCCGGCATCGTCCGCTTCGACTTCAGCGTCGATATCGGCCTGATCGGCTTTTCGGCCGCGGTGGTCGGCGGGCTCGGCTCCATGCCAGGCGCGATCATCGGCAGCCTGCTCATCGCGGGTCTCGATACGCTGGTGCAGGCCACGGTCCCGAACGGCGCCTCCTATCGGCAGGTCTTCGTCTTCCTGCTCGTCATCTGCGTCCTCGTCTTCCGTCCGGCCGGCCTGCTCGGCCGCACAATCGTGGAAAAGGTCTGA
- a CDS encoding branched-chain amino acid ABC transporter substrate-binding protein: protein MPFNPNTGEKSLGAFVRAAIVGTALALVSTTAMAQETIKLGFIGPLSGGNAQQGLSARNGFQLAIDQANASGLPFKIEPVILDDAANPQTGVSAAIKLTNDPQVIAAAGHWNSGVALATIPVFQRAGVPFIVWGAISPKITERNNPMVSRVATTLVNTNEPLAKWAAEKVGKKIAIVSDTSDYGAANTQNFEKFYKAAGGSIIATEAAPVGTTDFRALLTKIKAASPDAIYFGGVVTEAGLVRQQMVELGMKQPMIGVDGFHDPAFIKIAAAAAEGTVVGIAKEKDNPQVAKLRDDYAAAKFAEPSTTYTKNAYDTANILIAAIKKAGTKDKAAIAKAIRETQHDGALGHTSFDENGQTKLPVELELRTVKNGAWAAH from the coding sequence ATGCCTTTCAACCCGAATACCGGAGAGAAGTCCCTGGGCGCGTTCGTGCGCGCGGCCATCGTCGGGACGGCGCTCGCCTTGGTGTCGACCACCGCCATGGCGCAGGAAACGATCAAGCTGGGCTTCATCGGTCCGCTCAGCGGCGGCAATGCCCAGCAGGGCCTGTCGGCCCGCAACGGCTTCCAGCTCGCCATCGACCAGGCCAATGCCTCCGGCCTGCCGTTCAAGATCGAGCCGGTCATCCTCGATGACGCCGCTAATCCGCAGACCGGTGTCTCGGCCGCGATCAAGCTCACCAACGACCCGCAGGTCATCGCCGCGGCCGGCCACTGGAACAGCGGTGTTGCACTGGCGACGATCCCGGTGTTCCAGCGTGCGGGCGTGCCCTTCATCGTCTGGGGTGCGATCTCGCCGAAGATCACCGAGCGCAACAACCCGATGGTCTCGCGCGTCGCGACAACGCTGGTGAACACCAACGAGCCGCTGGCCAAATGGGCGGCAGAGAAGGTCGGCAAGAAGATCGCGATCGTCTCGGACACTAGCGACTACGGCGCGGCCAACACCCAGAACTTCGAGAAGTTCTACAAGGCGGCCGGCGGCAGCATCATCGCCACCGAGGCCGCGCCCGTCGGCACGACCGATTTCCGCGCGCTGCTGACGAAGATCAAGGCCGCGTCCCCCGATGCTATCTATTTCGGCGGCGTCGTGACCGAAGCCGGGCTGGTGCGCCAGCAGATGGTCGAGCTCGGTATGAAGCAGCCGATGATCGGCGTCGACGGCTTCCACGATCCGGCCTTCATCAAGATCGCGGCCGCCGCTGCCGAGGGCACGGTCGTCGGCATCGCCAAGGAGAAGGACAATCCGCAGGTCGCCAAGCTCAGGGATGACTATGCGGCTGCCAAGTTCGCCGAGCCTTCGACGACCTACACCAAGAACGCCTACGACACGGCGAACATCCTGATTGCCGCGATCAAGAAGGCCGGCACCAAGGACAAGGCCGCGATCGCCAAGGCCATCCGCGAAACCCAGCATGACGGTGCGCTCGGGCACACCAGCTTCGACGAGAACGGGCAGACCAAGCTGCCGGTCGAACTCGAACTGCGCACGGTGAAGAACGGCGCCTGGGCGGCCCACTGA